In Dermacentor andersoni chromosome 11, qqDerAnde1_hic_scaffold, whole genome shotgun sequence, the sequence tattcttcaacccctcCCTTGCATTGCCTCTATTAAAATACTAAATGAAATGTTTTCAATTCATACGCACTGTTACCGAAGAATACGATGTCATCTGTTAAGCTacggttgccgagatattcgccattgatcttCAATGCTAAGCCGCCGCTTTACCTTGAGTACTTATATAAGCATGCAGTGTATAGCAATGGCAATATTGTGCCTCCTTCCCAGATCCCTTTCTTTAAAGGTAATCTACTACTTTCCTGGTGGAGAACCAAGGCAGCCACGGAATCTTTGCAGACATTTCCTAAGACATCCAACTATGTGTCTTGAACTAATGAATGAAAGGCATATACACAAATTAAGTGTACTTCAAATGTTCCTAATTGACTGATTTATGACAAGCATCTGGTCGATTATAGAATATCCCTTCGTTAAGCACTCGGGGTTGAATGAAGTCAAGTGTTTCCCTAATTATGTTGGAAGTTATCTTGTTTCAATACCGAAAGCAAGCCCATGTGCCTGTAATTCCTcaattttttattgctttatgCTGTCGTAAGCTATGGGAACTCGGTCAGTATTCAATATCACAGAACCGTCTGTTGCAAAACGAGTAACAACACTTAAAATGTTTACAGAATGACCCTGTATTTACGTTGTGCAATGCATTGTTTCCATTCACGTGACATAATATAATTATTTGACTATTGAGCAAATATTTGCCACAAATGTAGGTCGCAAGCATGTTGTAGGAATACATACGGTCTCATTGTTGTTGGGTGCCATGACCTTGAGGTAGGTCGCTGCTGAAAGTATGCACAGCGTAACCACCATGACCACAGCCGCCAGCAAAGCATGGGCCTCCGAGTACTCATAAGGGCCATATGTAGGCAAGGAGGCGAGCGCAGTGGACGCCACCGGATCGCCGTAGGCCGCAATCGCGCAGCACCAGCCGTAGATGGCCTCGGCTGTCTGAGGTATCCCCGGCTGCTGCTCTCTGTATATTTCTGATGCCCAGAAGTACAGCAGCAGCCGGGTTAGCCCCCTGGCAGCCAGCGTGGCCACCCAGGCTTGCCAGGAGCCCCAGTGTCCCATGCAGGCGGAGAGCGTTGGGAAGGTTGGCATCGTCTGAGAATGAGATAGAGCAAAGAAAATGTTCCATCTAAGTAGAAAATACACTTCGGACGAACAAACATGAAATTGTTAGGTAACAGTGCTGCTTAGCGTTGCTGCCACTGTGTCGAGGCACACGCGCTGTTGAACGAACAAAACAGACAAGATACCCCAAGTCCCAAACCAAGGAGGCCCCCTTTTTACTGTAAGCGCACTGGTTTATGAATCCTGGTGGGAAAGCGGACGTCGCTCATTGGAGGAACACGGGTCGGGTTCGATGCAACGCCACAAGCACCGTGCTAACATAGTATTGCGTGCGGACAAGCTCGGGGTAAAACAAAGAGCGAGAAAATCCCATTCGACGGAGTAGCTGCTTGTCACATGTCTGACTATATAACCTGGAAAGTTATCGTGCACCCTTGCGAAGCCTGTTTACGCCACTTGTGTCCTAACTATGTGAACGTTATTCGCTAGGGGCTCATAGTGATTCTCCAAAAGGGGGCCGAAAATGGGACAACCTTAGAGTGTTGCCGGCACTTACTCGCGTACAGATGTTTACTCGAAATAAACGTGCCAGAATTTCAGCGGTATAATTACCCCTCCCTTGAACAAGCGTAAATGAGCATGTGAAAATATAAGGTGGAACGTGCCAAAGCAAGACGGGTGGCTATGAGACGCCGTAGGAGCTCTCCAGGGTAAGTTCGACCACCCGAAGTTCTTTAAAGCTCCCAGAAAGCAGGTGACATGAAACGCGCGACCAGCAGGTGCTCAGCAGCGGGACAGACAGAGGTACCCACCGCAATGGTTAAAGAAAAGCGGAACGGTCACTGCAGTCGAAGAAGCGCGTTTTTCCAATGTTGCACTTACCCCTTTGCGGGAGAAGTGGTTGATCTTTGCTGCTCCTGCCGTCCTCGATGCACCACAAGTAGCGGAAGATCAAGGATGCTTCCAGAATCATGTAACAGAGGTAAATTCACATGATTTCATGAATACACGCTACTCAAGAAAAATTGAATTGTTACTTCTTTGCGTTTTCCTTCATATTTTGGCACGTTCCCATGAGGGGGAGAGGGCTGACCATGGTCCTCAGTGGACACAGAATATGCACTTCTTGCTTCCCGTAAATTTTTTGAACAGTACTATTGATATCTAATTAATAGTAAATATAAATTATCTTGTGTTTCTGTTTCACTAATGTTGGTCATACCAATTATGACGAAGTATATATGAACATTACGCAATTCACTGTTAATAATGAGGTAAATGTGCTTAACATGAGAGTCTACCAGCCGCAATGATGTACTCATGTACTGTTTGTCACACCTCCTTTTAATCTCAACCAAGGGTACTTGCCCGAAATGATAACATGTTAATCTCTCAGAGGAGAATGAATATACACGATATGGGCTGCTCTAGACAGATCATTAATTGCATTTGTGGCAGAATAAGAGGAAGCGCTCCAGTGATTCTATATTCCCGCATGGACCAGGAAGGTTTGATAGTGCGTACCCACACCTACTCGTGTGCAGATTTAGTTGCGGTATACGACATCGTAATAGCGTAAAGGAAACTTCGCATTGCCGAGAGGGACAAGACCGAACATTCCAGGGGAGCGCTAAATGCACGTAATTCCGTGCAGCAAAGAGCTCATTTTTTGCACCTAGGACTATTTGTCGCGGTCGCAACCTTGTTACCACCAGCAGAGTAAGGCTTGGAATAAAGAAACCCACTGGCCCAATAATGGCTGCCTTTCCCATCCTGTATGCCATCTCATTATGGGCTTGTCCACAATGTTCAGATATCTACAAAAACCCAATTTCTTTACCATGATGTGGAATAACCCCAAGGTACTGCTGTATCTAAACGTTACTGGCACATAGCCGCTCTGTTGGATTCTCGAAATGCTGGCTCGTGCGCACTACGCAGCATTCGCCAAGAGGCGGCAGGGTAAACACACAAACATCGTTTGTCTGGCGTATCGTTggtaaataaatataattaccaAATTACAAAAAACCTACACAAATGACAGGTACCCACCGTGGGGTAATAGAAAAAGCTAGAATAAAATACCACGGGAAGAGTAATTTTCTGCGGTCTTCAAAACTGACAAAGTGCTGCTGCTAAAATGAATGAAAATATAAATCAGTATTTACGATAATTCGTCATTTCAGAAATCCGCCCGATTGCTAGCAAGAATAAAAGTGCTTCATCAATGTTCAAACAAGCTTGTGACAGCACCCAAACGTGAAAGTTTCCAGCGAAAGTAAGACGTGGACGTTCATGCTGAGACCAAGCTTGTTTATAGGGACCCCAAGCAACCTCTTAGCGGGTGAAATCTTCGGCACGCAACGTGGTCAATTGTTTCGGGTTTCTCCGCTTTGTGTACACAAAGTAAATGCAGCCAAACGATCCTTGTGGGTGTCGGAATTTAGTGtcgggacacggcagcgtaacCTCTTTAGTGTAGGCTCTATTTTGCGTGCTGGGCTCCGCTTGTACCCGACTCTTAGCGTCAGTGCTAGCCTGGTGCTGCTCAAGAACTTCGATCCCAAGTACTCCGTTGAGAACCTCAAGTAGTtcgatgccatcgtcatcatcagcgtccacctattttatgtccattgcaggacgaagacctcttccAGCCACCGCCAATTACTCTGGTCTTGCACAAGCTGATTCCGAGTTGCAGCTGCAAATTTCTTCACTTCATCACCGAACATATTTTTATGCTTCCATCGAGTGCCGTTCCCTTCCTATGGCAGCCATTCTGttactctaatggtccaccggttatctaggAGAACCAGGTGGCCCGCCGAGCTGCATTTTGTTCTCCAAATGTGAACTAAATACCGGCTATCCCCTCTTGCTCTATGGTCCACGCCGCTCGtttcctgtcttttaacgttacgccttAAATTTTCCTTTTATCGCTTTCTCTGCGGAGCTTAGCTTTTCTTCGACCTTCTTTGTTCTGCCCAAATGTTGGCGCCAGTATAATGCAACGAttctacatttttcttttcaatgagaGTGGTAAGCTGCCAGTCATAATTTGTTAATTCCTCCCATGTGCCCTCCAAcccatttatttttttcatttatacaagtacctgcagcaccaCAAGAGCATTATtgccggggtgggggggggggggggggggacaa encodes:
- the LOC126517581 gene encoding uncharacterized protein; translated protein: MPTFPTLSACMGHWGSWQAWVATLAARGLTRLLLYFWASEIYREQQPGIPQTAEAIYGWCCAIAAYGDPVASTALASLPTYGPYEYSEAHALLAAVVMVVTLCILSAATYLKVMAPNNNETWTTMALKALCGLYGVACGVALVTGAFKDALPPDWQLFCEHLTQQMALYRVPVARWASSVHDANLSGRRIPFAVAAGFPIVNVP